The nucleotide sequence AGTGTCTCTCGCGGGTCGATGGCGAAGGTCTAGAACCCTGAAACGGGAAGCTGTCATAACGAGCACTGTGTCCCGTAGGTCTATAGAGGTGTACCAGGCCCCAGACCTGCGGCTGCTCTGCAGCATCCAGCAGCACCACAAGATGATCAACGTCCTGCGCTGGCACCACCCGCACGCCAGCCAGCCCGAGCTCGGCCACCTGCTGGCCTCCGGGTCCAGCAACGCCGTCGTCTACGTGCACGACCTCAGGAGCGTCGTAGGTGAGAGGGGGCCGCTGGGAAATCTggaaaacgttttaaaaaatcagaggGGATGCTGGGATTATCAGGATTATCATCGTCTTTAACTTCTCATTTAATACGCAATTAATCCTTTTTGGTGagaggtcacaaatgtgtgattagaatgttcttaactgaacattctaatggtgatgtcacaatcgctgctggtgaccgaaagcagtggagttctagaacactgagttagaattctgaaaaaatgttGCTCTTCAAAGGTCCAGTGGCTCTTTAATGATTCAACCTCACCGGCTGCACTACTGTacgtctctctggataagagcgtccggggggggggcggcgtgaTTTTGATGTTTGTGTTTTCCCTGTCCGCGCGCAGAGTCCCCGCCGGAGAGTCCCATTCAGATCACCGAAGCGTTCCGGAGCCTGGTGGGGCACACCGCCAAAATCACCTGCCTGGCCTGGAGCCCGCACCATGATGGACGTCTGGTCACCGTCGGCTACGACGGCACCGCCCAGGTGAGTCTGCCGCGACCGCGTCCTTTAGAGTTCCGTCTGAGCGAGCCGCTTACCGCCAACTCTGCAGAACACAGCGCGGAGGCGGCAGGGTTGGGaaggggactggggggggggctgtggggttgGGAAGGGAACTGGGGGGCAGTGGGTTTGGGAagggaactggggggggggctgtggggttgggaagggaactggggggggggctgtggggttgGGAAGGGAactgggggggctgtggggttgggaagggaactgggggggggggggggggtgtggggttgggaAGGGGACTTGGGGGGTGCGGGGCTGCGTATCTCTCAGTGACGACTGTGTCTCCAGGTGTGGGACGTCCTGTCGGAGGAGGCGCTGTGTAACTACAGGGGGCACAGGGGGCGCCTGCTCAGTGTGCAGTGGTCTCCGGTCGACCCCGACGTGGTCTGGACGGGGGGGGACGATTTCACCGTGCAGGAGTGGTCCGTGCCCAAGCAGGAGCACACCAAACCCCCCCGGGGTGAGtgttcggggtgggggggggtgggggtctgctggtttcacCCTCTCTGCCACTACGCTTCCAGTTCATACATGCAGTACCTTAGAACATGTGCCTTTTCTGGCCATATCAAACAGTTACACTCCGAGGGGTAGTCTGAGTTTAAATTCTGTCACCATTTTCTTTGAAGCTTCAATCTAAACCAGttgaccgtttttttttttccttctcaaaaAGGTCGCTTTTGAACGTTCGaatgttcgtttttttttccaggaaagaAGGGCGTGGAGCTGGAGAAGAAAAGAGCGCAGCAGCAGAAAGCGTAcgccaagaagaagaagaaggagaaggccGCCGTGAAGGGTGGGGCCAGGGGTGCGGAGGACAAGCCCCTGAacggagaggagaggggtggagagagggaggggaaccaCGCCAGGCCCGGAGAGGGCGTGTCCgacgaggatgaggaggagagagtCAGCACTCCTTCGCCCACAGGTATCACAGCACGTTCTCCGCCTTTCACCATGACATCATGTCCTGCAGTTTCAGACTGAAGGTCTGCCACTGCGTTTCAGTCACTTGTGCAAATTACAATGTATTATGAAGTCTTAACGGAGCTGGTCAGCACACTGGGGAAGGATTTGACCATTTCCTCTCGCGGCCGTTTCAGTTTGGTCAAGAGAAGCAGGTCGGCCGACGGACAGAACCGCGGCAGATAAAGTGCAAAATGGCGGGAAGCCGTTTGGAaatgaaggaaagaaagagacgAGAgaagagaaacggagagagaaacCAGGTCAGTTTGAGAATCACGCTCAATACGGGAGTCATTTCTAAATGGTACATTTTCCTCAGGGATCATTGCAAAGAGTGTTTTATATGTTTCTTACTCCATATTTTATAAACCTCATTTAATTCAGCAGGTCTGTTgtccaataaaaacaatttcatattttatcccCATATTATTTGTTATATATAATGGCAGCTCTGTGTACATTGTCCAATTAGGCTGTTACTGTCAGGCTATCGTATGCATTACTGCTGCAAGGCTAACAGTGAATGGCCTTGCTTTGTCATGTTCATTGAGTTTTGATGAGCTCTTTTCAGAGCTGTTGTTTACGTGTTACATCTAATGTGAGCGtactgagggtgtgtgtgagtgagtgatggaCTGAACGGTTTTGGCAGAAATTCtcgggaagaagaagaaagctcGATCCATCCTTCCACTCAGTACCTCCATGGATCATCGATCCAAGGAGGACCAGCAGCAGGACTGCCTCACCCTGGCTGCAGTCAGGTACTCTGAGGGTGAGTCCAGCCCAGTAGGGTTAGGAAATCCTATTTTAACCCCTAGATATGTAGGAccacagatatgtgattagaacgttcttagaACTGAAacttctaatgctgatgtcacaatcaccgctggtgactgaaagcagtggagttctagagccctgacttacattacattacattacattacaggcatttagcagacgctcttatccagagcgacttacacaacttttttacatagcactttacattgtatccatttatacagctggatatatactgaagcaatgcaggttaagtaccttgctcaagggtacaacggcagtgtccttacccgggaatcgaacctacgacctttcggttacaagcgcagttccttacccactgtgccacactccgacttagaattttggagggaaaaaaaatccaaaaaaaaacctactcttctgAAGGGTTAAGGGCTTTTGTCCATCTACAGCTGTTTACGGAACAAAGCCACAAGACACACAGTTTATTAAAACGAAGCGGTGAATTGATGGCACTTTTTGTGAAAATCATTCTCACGCAGCAGTTAAGGCACACATGAGAGAAACCCTGAATGTCTGAATGGATATTATAATTACAGGCTGTTTTGTACCCCCAAATGTCCAACCCAATTAAAAGTTGCATGATAAATGTCTCTACCTATCTCCACACAAACCTAAAAATGTCTACATTTGTCAGGAAAAAGTACACATGGTGTTTGTGAGCGCTATGAGGGAGATTGTACGACTAACAGTGAagcccagcatgcattgcagaGTGGTGCCATTAACATGGCGGTGGCTGATGTCTGTGTGCAGGACCGAGTCAGTGTGTACCTGGGGCCGGAGACCACATCCAGCTGGGGCTGTTCACGGACAGGGAAGCGCTCTACAGGATGTTCCAGGAAGAGGGTAAGGAGAACCAACAGAGCCGTCTGCCGTGCTTTAACATTCATGGCACACTCAAACAGAAGACTTCTCCTATTGGTTGTGAATGTATTTGCTCACCTGCTTGCGCgattttgattggctgcgcAGGACAGAGCCACACGGATGGAGGGCACTATGACTCGGCTGTGTACCTGTTGCTATGGAAAGGTGACATCACAGGCGCTCTGAAAATGGCCACTGAGAAGGGGGAGCTGAGCGACCACCTGGTCTCTATTGCACCAATGGGTAGGGAGCggtcattaatattaataataaaatcataatgatgatgatgataactgAATCCACAGCCTGAGCCGGCCAAAGAATGGTTTTGTTGTTTATCTAAGCCCCAGAAGTCTGAACCCCAGGAGAGGGGTACTCCTGTTGTATAAAGGAGTtgtgtagtaataataataataacagtaatgcTATGGAGTTAATACAGTATGTCATTACTGCTGTCTCTGGGCTGTGTTTTAGGTTTCACCCTTTTTCCCTTCATTCATAAATGAGCTCAGattgcgtttccaccggggaaATGTGCTCATCAGAGCCGCAGCTCTGTCGTCTGGTCTGTTAGCCCCTGATCGCGTGTCTCCCTCCTCTCAGCGGGGTACAGCGTGTGGCTGAGGACGGTGGAGGCCTTCGTCAAACAGCTCTGCTTTCAGGAGCAGTTCCTCAAAGCCGCGTCCCACCTGCTGTCCGTCAACAAAGTCTACGAGGCCGTCGAGCTCCTCAAGTCCCAGCAGCTCTACAGGTTACTGACCccgtaaaacacacacacacacacacacacacacacacacacacacacacacacacacacacactcacactcacactcacactcacactcacactcacacacattcacacacacacacacacacacacacacactcagacacacacacacacacacacactcacacacacacacacacacacacacactcacacacacacacacacactcactcacacacacacacacgcacacactcacacacacactcactcacacacacacacacacacacacacacacacacacacacacagacacacacttacacagacacacacagacacacacacacacactccagccccAGTCCCAGCAGCTCTACAGGTTACTGACCCTGtaaaacacttacacacacacacacacacactcacacacacacacacacatacacacacactccagaccCAGTCCCAGCAGTCCTACAGGTTACTGACTCTGTAAAacacttacacagacacacacactctcacacacacactccagaccCAGTCCCAGCAGTCCTACAGGTTACTGACTCCGtaaaacacttacacacacacacactccagaccCAGTCCCAGCAGCCCTACAGATTACTGACACTCTAAACACTGACATACATACTCCAGTCCAAGGTCTTCTGTTTTCCCCTGTCTGGTTACTGTATCATTATTATGGAATTAAGTCTTACATTATTCATACGGCAGAATGATCAAATACTGTGCATCTCTCAGGAGACTAGAATGATGGAAGGTTTGTCATCCATTAGCAGTGTCCTGACAGGTACACTACATCAGAATTCACTTTAGGGCCAGAAAACGTTACTGCACGAGTGATTGTAGGGTTCAGTTATTAGACGTTCAGGGAAGAAGGCCGTGGGGGTGACTGATGTGTCCGTCCTTCAGGGAGGCCATAGCGCTGGCCAAAGCCAGACTCCAGCCGGACGACCCCGCCCTCAAGGACCTGTACACCACCTGGGCCGCCGTGCTGGAGAAGGACGGCCATTACTCCACTGCTGCCAAATGGTACGTTTAGAAAGACGGCGAGCTCAGTTTGTGGTCCTCACGAAAATCTGTGAAATCTAACGGTGCAGTGCATTTCGCAGCCCTAGAACACCTgtggccccccaccccctttacttcccccccccttcctgctcAGTGACATGGCTGCCCAGCTTTCCCCAACAGCGTGTGGACATTATTAGCTTGAGATACGTGATGTTATGTTTCGTGTTTTATCAATCTTTCAGTTACCTAGCTGCAGACTCGGCCTTCGACGCCGCCAAGGTGATCGCCAAGAAAGGCGACGTGATTTCGCTGAAGACCGCCGCCAAGCTGGCCGCCGTGGCGGGAGAGAACGAGCTCTCGCACTCGCTGGCGCTGAGATGCGCCAGGGAGCTGACGGCGGCCGAGGATTGGCTGGGGGCTCAGGAGATACTGCGGACGCAGGAGAGCCTACTGGTGAGTCATCCGCACGACTGCATGTGTAACTGGCTgctaatgacatcatcatcaaaaGCACTGACTTGAGTTGAGTTTCTGACTTCTGTGTTCGAGTTGACTGTGTTCGAGTTGACTGTTTAAGTTTCTGACTGTGTTTGAGTTGACTGTTTGAGTTTCTCACTGTGTTTGAGTTTCTGACTGTGTTTGAGTTTCTCACTGTGTTTGAGTTGACTGTGTTTGAGTTTCTCACTGTGTTTGAGTTGACTGTCCGTACCTTGCAGGGCCATCGAGTGATGCTGTGCACTAACGAGCTGCTCGCTATGAGGCTGCCGGAGTCCTGCGTAACCAAGCGCAGCTGCTCGTCCAATCACAGCTGGTCCGAGCCCCGCGGGGAGGACTTCCTGTCTGCGGTGAAGAGCGTGTGGCAGACTGAGACGGGCGTCTCCGCTGACGACCTGGACAGAGTCCGTTCGATTCGCCAGCAGCTGAAAGCGATGGACACGCCCCCTGCGGCTCCCAACATCTCCACCAATCAGGTGCTCCTGTGGCTCCTCACATCCCCACCAATCAGGTGCCCTGTAGCTCCCAACATCCCCACCAATCAGGTGCCCTGTGGCCAGGGGTACGACCTCTGGGACAAAAGCACTGTGACAACCATGCTGCTGCAAGCAATGATAGAGAAATGAAAGCCAGACATTTGTGATTTAGAAGAATGAATCCAGTCTTAAATCATcgtgtttttaaatgtcctgCTCGCTGACTAATTCTGACCGTGTGTCTCCCTTTAGCTGCTGTACCAGGTGTCGCTGGACATTACGATgggcctgttgagctgcactcTGGGAgaatggggggcggggctagaggAGCTGCTAGGGGGCGTGGCTCGCTGCAGTGGGGTGGGCCACTTTCGCCTGCTCTCAGAGATCTGCAGTCTGCTGTTTCCTGAAGGTGAGGGGGGTGACATGCTCGGGGCCCGAATTCCCAAAATGGAGGTGCTCTCATTTTGGCTCTGACTTAtcacagagagaggggcgtTGAACTGGCATTGTGCCCATATGACACTCCAgatgtgatttattttgcataagTAAACCCTCTTGTCTGTGTGAGGTGGACGTGCTTGTTTGGGTACATTAAGCGAGCGGttcctcctgcaggagctgaCTCCATCGCGCGGTACAGGGAGAGGCTGGAGCCCCTGGATGAGGCCGGCCTGGCCGCTGTCAGAGGCCTGGAGGCCTGGGTGTCCTACGTGCGGCTGTACCAGCTGTGGTGGAGTGGCGCTGCCGATGGCGGAGGTGGCGGTCAGGCAGCGGGAAGCGGTGTCGGCGACGCGCTCCAGTCAGACGACGTCACGGAGACCCAGAATCCCTCAGCCGGCCGTGAGCCAGATGCGCAGGATGTCATGGAGACCCAGAATCCTTCAGACTCGCAGGTCGCCGTGGAGACCCAGAATCCCTCAGACGGACACGAGCCGGACACGCAGGTCATCACGGAGACCCAGAATCCCTCGGACTCGCTGGTCACCGTGGAGACGGCGACGGTTCTGGGCGGGTTCTGCCGGGCCCTGCTGTCCGACGCGCACGCTGCCCTCCAGGCCACACAGAGCGCTGTGGCGCAGATCCAGCAGCAGATAGCCAGCCTGGTGCAGCTgcacagactgacacagacCTCCGCAGGCCCAGCGGAGGGACAGACGGACATGGACAGCACCACGGATCCTGACCACAGGTACGAGTTCATCCCTCCACTCCCTCAGTTCCTGTTTTTAGGAACAATTCCTGGGTTTGTCggaccatttttaaatatagtcTTTCTCCTCGTTGGGAAAGACCCTGTGGTTAAAGGTTGGCCCCGTCCTTCAATACCTAATTGGCTGTACACACCAACATTAATCCAATCTAGGAGCGAGCCAAAGTAAAACGTTTCGTTAGGGACGCAAGAACAGTCTTTGGTTGTCACTCatgcgcttatcaagaaatgtaggtAAACTGTTAGGACCagttaaggccagaagttggcatgaaaaccaaaCAGGTACGCCCCTTGTTGCCGAACCCTGACGTATGTGGACCGTGTGGCTGCCCATCTTTGAAACATCTTTATAGAATCCGCACGTCAAGTGAAATTTGTCTAAAATGTGCAACCCCTTCCCCAGGGACACAAACGGCTCTCTGCCCTCCCTGATTGCCCTGGTGTCTGAACGCCACAAGGAACTGGCCGAAATTCCTGAACACATAAAGGTAAGGAAACTTTTAATCCAATTACAATCCATTTAAGATTACTTTGGGAATACTACTCGTCATTCAAATGGTAAGAAAAGCAAAGGGTGTTAAGTGATGTTCTACCCCCCTTTCAGAAATACTCTTTCCCGGACGTCCTGGAGTGTTGCCTCATCCTCCTGCACATGGACAGGAGCTGTACTCACGTTCCGGAACACCTGAAGGAGGAAGCCTTGCGTCTGCTGCAGAAACACGGGCCCACGAGCGTCCATCGCAAAGCCTGTCAGAGATTCCTTAATTAACGGGGACAGACTTTCACATCAAACTATGAAGTCAgactggacttttttttttttcttttaaacactTTGCTCTGACAGCAAGTGTGTATATGTAATAAaaccttttcattcattaagTTTGTTTCCCATTCTGTTCATGAATAGATTATGATTTTACTGCCACTTTTTAGCATCAGGGTCAAGACCAATAAAAACTAGAGCTGCTGGAGAGTTTCTTCAAAAATGACTAtcaaaaatctaaatatgtCACTTGGCTAGCAGGCTTGGTGTCACCCATTGGGATTTCACATACAGTGAAAACATTTAGCGCTTCTAGAATGTTCCCATTAATATATCAACATTTATTCCAGCATGTTTTAAGGCAAGCTTCTCCTTTTAATATTACCTGCTAAAATTACTTAGCTTTGTGGTAATAACCAATAAGGtgcagaaattaattttccCAGTAACAAAAGCAAGATTGTTGGAGTTATGCTACTACTTGTACTATTTGGATgtatttggaattttttttatttttgctgcaaGACATTTGCAAATAATCTACACAGTGGCAATGTTgcaagcacatcataaaaaccTTTGAAGTGCTCCAATTTACCTGAACCTCAATGTGCTTGTTGCTTAAGTGATTTAAATCATTGCTTTAAAGTTATGCACGAAGTGGAAGATATTTAAAGTGAATGGATACCTTTCAATCAGTCTCATATTACATACTCAGCATAAAACTAACATAGGGCAAGAACTCTGTATGATGAGATGCACGAGGGATTTTGATTTGGAAACTGAAAACTTAAATCTGACATCAGGCCACTTCTTGCAAACATGGCTGGTAAAATCATTTATTAAATCAGTGAGCAAAGCATTCACTGAACATGGAAGAGTGCTCTGAATATGGCAAAATACTTTGTTTCTCATTCGTACCAACATGTCTCAAACTTCGGAGAACATAAATACTAAAATGTCACATTCAGCAGatagaaaacattttaatatacaaTTGTTAAAAACAATgtaggattaaaaaaaatagaaatcgCAAACATCTATTAAACGTAGCTGCGAATAACTTAAGTACAACTTACAAAGACCTTGGATGTATCCCTATCCCTACCACAAGACGAGCAAGGTTCGACTCTAAAATTTCATTCCACTAGAGGAAAAATGGTAAAACGTATCAGGCTCtttgaaattttacattttaatatacatacctttccagcataatttaaaatatcacaATTCCTACAAACATGTATCCAACAGTGATCTGATTCTTCAAACATCTGCAAGAGATCTTGAAACACAAATTGGTCAAAAGAACTTCTTAAGCAATGtaggaattctgggaaacagTTGCCGTTTGATCCCAGTGAAATGCTAGGTGTCAGtagcagtgtgtaacacacaaGTGCTGGTCCCATGCTTTAAAAGACTGGATTTCAAAACTGCAatgctgtaaaacaaaaaaaaaaagataaaatgatcCAAATGTCATCATAATGCAAAGCTAGAAAGGTTCagcaggggattgtgggggaAAACGGCGAAATATCAATCAGCTGTGACTAAACTGAACGGGTCTGGGAATGTTTTTAAGTCTGTGAAGACCAACGTCCTTTTATAGCTGTGGAAATCTTACAGAAATTCATTACTGCCAtcgggtggggtgggatggaggGGATCAATACAACTACTGGATGGGATAAAACAAGCCAATGGTCTGTCTGGCGCCGCTGGCCTCTTCGGGTCAGTGTTTGTTGTTGGTTTCCTcttgggaggaagaggaaatgcCGTTCTGGTTTTGGGAGGAGCCAGACCCCAGGCCGTACAATCGCCCGCAGTACTTCGCATCATCAATGTTGTCTTCGAAAAACAACTGCgtaggggagggggaaaaaaaacgattttACATCCTACAGCGGTAGCTCAGTGTGAACATCGGTTATGGAggttaatgtaaaatgtaaaaaaggcaCATTTATCATGGGGAAATAAGAGCTCATCTAAAATACAATAAGAACAAAAGGTAAAGAACAGCCTGAGATACGCTTTATGACATTAAGCTTCAAAAGGGTG is from Anguilla anguilla isolate fAngAng1 chromosome 9, fAngAng1.pri, whole genome shotgun sequence and encodes:
- the gemin5 gene encoding gem-associated protein 5, with product MHERLLPASPNWYCSRSSDTNRNGIFGFGAKNTVYLIDVTGSSPAVVGELNGHRERVSGFAFCPHPGQDNLCATTSDDGTVRIWDVNEKVALKEHRSHQGTISALHWSPVEKDLVVSGDEKGIVACYWYNRDDTQTFFPEPRNIFCLSCSPHNGNHIAVGYKDGMIVVIDISRKNEVIHRLRGHDDEIHALAWCPQPKEEPLFCRTEETPEVTNGVTEEQDKGCYLASGSKDQTVRIWSTARGKGVMTLKLPFLKRRGTGVDPTVKERLWLTVHWPRGRPTQVLSSCFGGELILWDLTKAGKPKWSLLGSSSDGQNHSRIVFNMSSVCLGESRELLVSTSMDREIKCWDLSSLECCWTLPTLGGFVYTLSFSPVGTGCLALGVGDSMIRVWSTLSVQNRYETRTFWQGIKSKVTALSWHPTKEGSLAFGTDDGKVGIYEAYSNKPPQVSSTYHRKTVYTLAWGPPVPPMSFGAGDKPSISLYSCAGEGVIFQHDPWKLAGEATDIDKVIRDTNNIKHKLSPHTDFCWKPDGKVLAIGNEDGSIEVYQAPDLRLLCSIQQHHKMINVLRWHHPHASQPELGHLLASGSSNAVVYVHDLRSVVESPPESPIQITEAFRSLVGHTAKITCLAWSPHHDGRLVTVGYDGTAQVWDVLSEEALCNYRGHRGRLLSVQWSPVDPDVVWTGGDDFTVQEWSVPKQEHTKPPRGKKGVELEKKRAQQQKAYAKKKKKEKAAVKGGARGAEDKPLNGEERGGEREGNHARPGEGVSDEDEEERVSTPSPTVWSREAGRPTDRTAADKVQNGGKPFGNEGKKETREEKRREKPEILGKKKKARSILPLSTSMDHRSKEDQQQDCLTLAAVRYSEGPSQCVPGAGDHIQLGLFTDREALYRMFQEEGQSHTDGGHYDSAVYLLLWKGDITGALKMATEKGELSDHLVSIAPMAGYSVWLRTVEAFVKQLCFQEQFLKAASHLLSVNKVYEAVELLKSQQLYREAIALAKARLQPDDPALKDLYTTWAAVLEKDGHYSTAAKCYLAADSAFDAAKVIAKKGDVISLKTAAKLAAVAGENELSHSLALRCARELTAAEDWLGAQEILRTQESLLGHRVMLCTNELLAMRLPESCVTKRSCSSNHSWSEPRGEDFLSAVKSVWQTETGVSADDLDRVRSIRQQLKAMDTPPAAPNISTNQLLYQVSLDITMGLLSCTLGEWGAGLEELLGGVARCSGVGHFRLLSEICSLLFPEGADSIARYRERLEPLDEAGLAAVRGLEAWVSYVRLYQLWWSGAADGGGGGQAAGSGVGDALQSDDVTETQNPSAGREPDAQDVMETQNPSDSQVAVETQNPSDGHEPDTQVITETQNPSDSLVTVETATVLGGFCRALLSDAHAALQATQSAVAQIQQQIASLVQLHRLTQTSAGPAEGQTDMDSTTDPDHRDTNGSLPSLIALVSERHKELAEIPEHIKKYSFPDVLECCLILLHMDRSCTHVPEHLKEEALRLLQKHGPTSVHRKACQRFLN